CAGTGGACGGGGCTCTCGGAGCGGAACCGGCGCCACATCGGCACCAGTTCGTCCTTCCGGTCGAGGAAGGTCCGCGGATCCGTGAGGTCGATGCCGGTCAGCGCCTCCGGCTCGGTGGCCGTCGCCATGCCTACGCCGCCTCGCGCTGGGTCATGGCCACCAGCACCTTGCGGTCCCCGGTGAAGGGGCGGCGGCCGTGCGAGGTGAGGATGTTGTCGATCATCAGGAGGTCGCCGGTCCCCCAGGTCTCGGCCAGCACCGTCTCGCCGTAGACCCCGAGGATGGTGTCGATCTCGTCCGCGGTGATCCGGGTGCCGTCGCCGTAGTAGGCGTTGCGCGGCAGACCGTCCTCGCCGCAGATCTCCAGCAGGCCCTCGCGGACGGGCTCCGGCAGGGCGTTCACGTGGAACAGGTGGGCCTGGTTGAACCAGACCTTCGCCCCGGTGACGGGGTGCACCATGACCGCCGCGCGCCGCTGGCGGGTGCGCAGCAGGTCGCCGTCCCAGTCCGTCTGGATGTCGTGGTCGGCGCAGTAGCTCTCGACGTACCCCTTGTCGTCGCTCTGGAAGCCCTCCTGCCACGACAAGCCCATGCCCTTGCGGTAGGTGCGGGTGTAGAGGACGCCCTTCTCCTCGAAGCGGCGCACCAGGTCCGCCGGGAGCTTGCCGAGGACTGCGGCGCTGTCGGCGACGGGCGTCTCGCCCCCGCTCCGCGCGGCGAGCGCGCAGAAGAAGAAGAGGTTGTGCGGCCAGTTCTCCGAGTAGGCGCTCTCGTTGTGCTGCGGGATGCTCTGGTCGGCCGGGTACTCCGTGGAGGTGTACACCTTGCCGGTGACCCGGCTGCGCGGCGTGGAGCGCTCGTTGTAGTCGAGCGTCCGGCCGCCGATCTCCTCGGCGATCTCGGCGAGTTCCGACTGCTGGACGAGGCCGCTCTCCTTCACCATGACGGCGGCGTGCTCGTACATGGCGGAGCGCAGGGCCCGCGCGTTGGCCGTGAACCAGGACCGGTGGTCGCTGCCCGCCCAGGGGCGCACCCGGACCAGGCGCGAGCCGTTGGTCTCCAGGATCTCGGTGTCGGCGTCGGTAAAGGGCGTCGTCATCATTCCTTCTCCACGTCCAGGCTGTAGCCGTCTGTGCTCGTGTGGTTGACCGGGTCTCCGGCCGCGTACTCGTAGGGGTTGAGGAAGGG
This is a stretch of genomic DNA from Streptomyces sp. NBC_00536. It encodes these proteins:
- a CDS encoding TauD/TfdA family dioxygenase, whose product is MTTPFTDADTEILETNGSRLVRVRPWAGSDHRSWFTANARALRSAMYEHAAVMVKESGLVQQSELAEIAEEIGGRTLDYNERSTPRSRVTGKVYTSTEYPADQSIPQHNESAYSENWPHNLFFFCALAARSGGETPVADSAAVLGKLPADLVRRFEEKGVLYTRTYRKGMGLSWQEGFQSDDKGYVESYCADHDIQTDWDGDLLRTRQRRAAVMVHPVTGAKVWFNQAHLFHVNALPEPVREGLLEICGEDGLPRNAYYGDGTRITADEIDTILGVYGETVLAETWGTGDLLMIDNILTSHGRRPFTGDRKVLVAMTQREAA